A window from Candidatus Nitrospira neomarina encodes these proteins:
- a CDS encoding 2Fe-2S iron-sulfur cluster-binding protein: MPRVTFLHPEGKSGEVSEGLSLLEVAEILGFPLNHDCGGNASCTTCRVDVVAGEGNLSDIDFDEQDLLDREALTEPYHRLGCQARVLGDVIVQVPEEKWGEADVERSA; encoded by the coding sequence ATGCCTCGCGTAACATTTCTTCATCCGGAAGGGAAGTCTGGCGAAGTTTCTGAAGGTCTTTCCCTCTTAGAAGTCGCGGAGATACTTGGATTTCCATTGAATCATGATTGCGGGGGCAACGCCTCCTGCACGACCTGCCGGGTAGATGTGGTTGCGGGCGAAGGGAATCTTTCTGATATCGATTTTGATGAGCAGGATTTGCTCGATCGGGAAGCACTGACTGAGCCTTACCATCGGTTAGGCTGTCAGGCTCGAGTGTTAGGAGATGTGATTGTGCAAGTCCCCGAAGAAAAATGGGGTGAAGCCGATGTTGAACGATCTGCCTAG
- a CDS encoding 6-carboxytetrahydropterin synthase: MLRPTVMPTASSITRTYRFCAAHRLHTDQLPEETNKKIFGKCNNLNGHGHNYTILVTVAGELDMRTGLITNVDALDQLVKDKIIDRFDHQHLNFDPAFAQVTTTGENLTRLIWDLLVDQIPSGYLEKIGVIETRDNFFEYMGAPRVTSESSNSNGIKEN; this comes from the coding sequence ATGCTGAGACCGACTGTTATGCCGACTGCATCGTCCATCACCAGAACCTATCGGTTTTGCGCCGCCCATCGTCTCCATACCGATCAATTGCCAGAGGAGACTAATAAAAAGATTTTTGGAAAATGTAATAATCTGAACGGGCATGGACATAATTATACGATTCTGGTGACGGTGGCCGGAGAATTGGATATGCGCACAGGGTTGATCACAAACGTGGACGCCTTGGACCAACTCGTCAAAGACAAGATAATCGATCGTTTTGATCATCAACATCTCAATTTTGATCCCGCCTTTGCACAAGTCACGACAACTGGTGAGAATTTAACGCGTTTAATTTGGGATCTACTGGTTGATCAGATTCCTTCCGGGTATTTGGAGAAAATTGGGGTGATTGAAACCAGAGATAACTTCTTTGAATATATGGGTGCTCCAAGAGTGACCAGCGAATCTTCCAACAGTAACGGGATAAAGGAGAACTAA
- the folE gene encoding GTP cyclohydrolase I FolE, whose protein sequence is MPNLPNLEIIVKQLLENLGENPQRHGLTDTPKRVAKSFAFLTKGYQQDIDELLNGALFPIVYDEMVIVRDIDFFSLCEHHLLPFFGKCHIGYIPNKHVVGLSKIPRIVDAFSRRLQVQERLTVQIADTLHTKLKPRGVAVVMEARHLCMSMRGVERQNTVAVTSEMLGVFRKQEQTRNEFLKLIRQRGCDGD, encoded by the coding sequence ATGCCCAATCTCCCGAATCTGGAAATCATTGTAAAGCAACTACTGGAAAATTTGGGAGAAAATCCCCAACGGCATGGTTTAACCGATACGCCCAAGCGGGTAGCCAAATCCTTTGCCTTCCTTACCAAAGGTTATCAACAAGATATCGATGAATTATTGAATGGGGCTCTGTTCCCTATCGTCTATGATGAGATGGTCATCGTGCGCGATATTGATTTTTTCAGCCTCTGTGAGCATCACCTTCTGCCGTTTTTTGGGAAATGTCATATCGGGTATATTCCCAATAAGCATGTGGTGGGCTTGAGCAAAATCCCACGGATTGTCGATGCGTTTAGTCGTCGTCTGCAAGTCCAGGAACGGTTGACGGTCCAGATTGCAGACACCCTTCACACGAAGCTCAAACCGCGTGGGGTGGCTGTTGTCATGGAAGCCCGCCATCTGTGTATGAGTATGCGGGGAGTAGAAAGGCAGAATACCGTGGCGGTCACCAGTGAAATGCTGGGTGTGTTTCGCAAACAAGAACAAACCCGTAACGAATTTCTTAAGCTCATTCGCCAGCGCGGATGTGACGGCGATTAG
- the nuoF gene encoding NADH-quinone oxidoreductase subunit NuoF yields MDNAFAPRVLREVKGEPGDIEAYRQQGGYEAWVQCVTKNDPHAIIAQLKEAHLRGRGGAGFPTGLKWDKVVNHRVKERYFVCNAGEHEPGTFKDRYLLRHHPHQLLEGCLIAAYTIGAKAAYIYLNHEFSEERAIFERAKEQATEQGLLGKNFLGTGLTLDIEIFDGYGSYVAGEETAMLESMQGRPAQPKQKPPFYPTEFGLHGKPTLVNNVETLSNIPQLLRNGPEWFRQVGTSTTPGTMLFSLSGAVNRPGVYELPLGTSIRHLIEICGQGVPNGHGVKAVFPGGPSFSMVGADQLDLPMDFDSLKKAGTGLGSAGVIVVDDATCMVEQTLKFSGFFERESCGQCPPCRIGTQELAILMRKIEDGSGEERDLAKLLQICGFVKGTGFCTLVTGAAVLVQNSLRLFRHEFEDHIRLGRCPFKPVPVGAE; encoded by the coding sequence GTGGATAACGCGTTCGCACCTCGGGTGTTGCGGGAGGTAAAGGGAGAACCAGGGGACATAGAGGCGTACCGCCAGCAAGGGGGGTATGAAGCTTGGGTTCAATGTGTCACGAAGAATGATCCGCATGCCATAATCGCACAATTGAAAGAGGCCCATCTGCGAGGACGAGGGGGCGCTGGATTCCCTACCGGACTGAAATGGGACAAGGTGGTCAATCATCGCGTCAAAGAGCGATATTTTGTCTGCAATGCCGGGGAGCATGAACCTGGGACGTTCAAAGATCGATATTTGCTTCGACATCATCCTCACCAACTTCTCGAAGGATGCCTGATTGCGGCGTATACCATTGGAGCGAAGGCGGCGTATATCTATTTAAATCATGAATTTTCCGAAGAGCGAGCCATCTTTGAGCGAGCTAAGGAGCAGGCCACAGAGCAGGGCTTATTGGGAAAGAATTTTCTTGGTACAGGTCTCACCCTGGATATTGAAATTTTTGATGGATATGGCAGTTACGTGGCGGGTGAAGAAACTGCGATGTTGGAATCCATGCAGGGTCGTCCAGCTCAGCCTAAGCAAAAGCCACCATTTTATCCCACGGAGTTTGGACTGCATGGCAAGCCGACCTTGGTCAATAATGTTGAAACGCTGTCGAATATTCCCCAACTGTTGCGAAACGGACCAGAATGGTTTCGTCAGGTCGGCACCAGTACTACCCCAGGGACGATGTTGTTTTCGCTCAGTGGAGCCGTGAATCGGCCCGGTGTGTATGAACTGCCGTTGGGAACGTCCATCCGACATCTGATTGAGATCTGTGGACAGGGCGTGCCGAACGGACATGGTGTCAAAGCCGTGTTCCCCGGAGGACCGTCCTTTTCCATGGTAGGGGCGGATCAATTGGATTTACCCATGGATTTTGATTCGCTTAAGAAAGCTGGCACTGGATTGGGGTCTGCTGGCGTCATTGTTGTCGATGATGCGACGTGCATGGTGGAGCAAACGCTCAAGTTTTCCGGATTTTTTGAACGGGAAAGTTGTGGGCAATGTCCACCCTGCCGAATTGGTACGCAGGAATTAGCGATCCTAATGCGGAAAATCGAAGATGGATCAGGAGAAGAGCGCGATCTGGCCAAACTGTTGCAAATTTGTGGGTTTGTCAAAGGCACCGGATTTTGTACTCTGGTGACCGGAGCTGCGGTGTTGGTACAAAATAGCCTACGCCTGTTCCGTCACGAGTTCGAAGATCATATTCGCCTGGGACGATGTCCGTTCAAGCCGGTTCCAGTTGGCGCTGAGTAA
- the mdh gene encoding malate dehydrogenase — protein MSRIKVTVVGAGNVGGSIAQRLAEKNWYDIVLVDIVEGLPQGKALDLVEAGPICAYDSAVTGTNQYEATKDSDVVVITSGVPRRPGMSRDELLETNTKIVSVVVRETATRSPDAILIIVSNPLDVMTHVAHRVSGFPRNRVIGMAGVLDSARFRSFIAEALQVSVENIHAMVLGGHGDSMVPLNRYTTVAGRPVTEWLSPEALEALITRTREGGIEIVNLLKTGSAYYAPAASVVEMVEAISKDQKKILPCAALCAGEYGFHDLFLGVPVKLGAGGAEEIIEYALTPEEHAALEVSAEAVKELCSHVDQMMKKSL, from the coding sequence ATGAGCCGTATCAAAGTGACTGTGGTGGGAGCTGGAAATGTTGGAGGATCCATCGCGCAACGGTTGGCAGAAAAAAATTGGTACGACATTGTGCTGGTCGATATTGTCGAAGGTTTGCCGCAGGGCAAAGCATTGGACCTGGTCGAAGCCGGCCCAATTTGTGCCTACGATTCCGCCGTCACAGGTACGAATCAATATGAGGCGACCAAAGATTCCGACGTTGTGGTGATTACGTCAGGCGTACCTCGCCGGCCAGGGATGAGCCGTGATGAATTATTGGAAACCAATACCAAAATCGTGTCCGTGGTAGTCCGTGAGACGGCCACACGTTCCCCTGATGCCATTCTTATTATAGTCTCCAACCCTCTTGATGTGATGACCCACGTCGCGCATCGGGTCAGTGGGTTTCCCAGGAACCGGGTCATTGGAATGGCCGGCGTGTTGGATTCGGCACGATTCCGGTCCTTTATTGCGGAGGCCTTGCAGGTCTCGGTTGAGAATATTCACGCAATGGTTCTGGGGGGGCATGGCGATTCAATGGTGCCCTTGAATCGTTATACCACGGTGGCAGGGAGGCCGGTGACCGAATGGTTGTCGCCGGAGGCATTAGAGGCCCTGATCACGCGGACCCGCGAGGGAGGAATCGAAATCGTCAATCTACTCAAGACAGGGAGTGCCTATTATGCCCCGGCTGCCTCAGTCGTAGAAATGGTTGAAGCAATCTCTAAAGATCAAAAGAAAATCCTGCCTTGTGCGGCGTTATGTGCCGGGGAATATGGTTTTCACGACCTCTTTCTGGGTGTGCCGGTAAAACTAGGGGCAGGCGGAGCGGAAGAGATTATTGAGTATGCGCTCACCCCCGAGGAACACGCAGCTCTGGAGGTTTCAGCCGAAGCCGTTAAGGAATTGTGCAGCCATGTCGATCAGATGATGAAAAAGTCCCTCTAA